The following coding sequences are from one Corticium candelabrum chromosome 20, ooCorCand1.1, whole genome shotgun sequence window:
- the LOC134195738 gene encoding pumilio homolog 2-like: MDESQWSQANFTRTNSSPLIASPPRPTRCTSDGKHNFHRSASELSAHTGYAGASFYAENMFGGGKKGESRGEREGGADQSGSTGRRWSSGEEGENHVSNQCIEDLDGDFSVLGLQDELQTPNEEIKQQLGLRSIWNAEDSAEQWPEGFSSISNSNHATSQPIMMRRRASTGSFNTSDVSNVVSPKSSDTSGLGVKLAEMVLESSPRSMEMEHRMARHRGLEMDSLVVDGHKRGAGGSSRSNGASVITPTILVESCDISPIKKSNNDTQDSRIAGEQKDILNQRSAPSPLEMVDSTFFSNTRSNTVAFTGEQIITHAGPVNVSNSIFKEPLLSNSGAVTQHGVIDQMSMEAAGVMRQAPIVTTRSYQFSHANGYRRGGGGTRVDLNMSDMQQLQLRDNWQGHMKQPAMHGDDKQIPVDHIAIQAVPHHSLLIQQQQQQHMAMAVQQQQMATGMVPAPTAFASTPYYIPSVPPNDPYGTVMAAPTAVVHPQLATAYGVPQWSVIPANPTAGTAVYFPPQQQQLMRASPAVQPANGHLDGPRIQSVGGGAVTGPAYQLIPGSIVGPPQPYYDQSQTGVLVTGTHIRPAVSGSAIGPPPAQQVRLVTPSIFNSSAAIQTAGPLANAVSVADMNTRLYDQMGRPLIQPQSAFSSTTLSLAPGSQSPSPGIVASGNVGIIGQEVMGGDPSRQSFSSVFGNSDMESPGPASLHLSEAAGFGSTGSLNGFSLSQTLGQSSFALGAPGDRKRGPAIGTRRKDLPMRSRLLEDFRNNRLPTLQLKDITTHIVEFSQDQHGSRFIQQKLERATPSEKQLVFQEILPAAYQLMTDVFGNYVVQKFFEFGSEEQKDVLAQRIRGHVLPLALQMYGCRVIQKALECISRDQQHDLIRELDGHVLKCVKDQNGNHVVQKCIECVDPPVLQFIINAFQTQVYILSTHPYGCRVIQRILEHCTPQQTAPILAELHEATERLFTDQYGNYVIQHVLEHGQVDDKSRIIAKVEHQVLVLSQHKFASNVIEKCVMYGNRAEKAMLVDEVIMCNDSALYTMMKDQYANYVVQKMLDVAEPNQRKHLVHKIRPHIPTLRKYTYGKHILAKMEKYMLKGGLGAPPTGTVSDLDLMGRLTLGPL, translated from the exons ATGGACGAAAGCCAATGGAGTCAAGCTAACTTCACGAGGACAAACTCATCGCCACTAATCGCCTCTCCGCCTCGTCCGACTCGCTGCACAAGCGACGGAAAGCACAATTTTCATCGCTCGGCGTCGGAGCTGAGCGCTCACACTGGCTATGCAGGCGCGTCGTTCTATGCTGAGAACATGTTTGGCGGTGGGAAGAAGGGCGAGAGTCGTGGGGAGCGAGAAGGCGGCGCAGATCAGAGCGGCAGCACCGGACGACGCTGGTCGAGTGGTGAAGAGGGAGAGAATCAT GTCAGCAATCAGTGTATTGAGGATCTGGATGGTGATTTTTCTGTGCTAGGCCTGCAAGACGAGCTCCAGACACCCAATGAAGAG ATCAAACAACAGCTTGGTCTTCGAAGTATTTGGAATGCTGAAGACTCAGCTGAACAGTGGCCGGAAGGATTTTCGTCCATCTCCAACTCTAATCACGCGACATCTCAACCCATCATGATGCGCAGACGAGCAAGCACAGGCAGTTTCAATACGTCCGATGTGTCCAACGTGGTGTCCCCTAAATCATCAGATACGAGTGGATTGGGTGTCAAACTAGCAGAGATGGTGCTGGAGTCGTCACCACGAAGCATGGAAATGGAGCACAGAATGGCACGACATCGAGGCTTGGAAATG GACTCTTTGGTTGTCGATGGGCACAAACGTGGCGCCGGCGGTTCATCTCGCTCGAACGGCGCATCAGTCATCACTCCCACAATTTTGGTCGAGAGCTGCGATATATCACCAATCAAGAAATCGAACAACGACACTCAGGACTCGCGGATCGCCGGCGAGCAGAAGGACATACTAAATCAGCGATCAGCGCCATCGCCGCTAGAGATGGTTGACAGCACGTTTTTCTCGAACACTCGTTCGAATACGGTTGCGTTCACCGGCGAACAGATCATCACACACGCTGGCCCAGTCAACGTCAGTAATAGTATATTCAAGGAGCCATTGCTTAGCAACAGTGGGGCGGTTACTCAGCATGGAGTTATCGATCAAATGAGCATGGAAGCGGCGGGAGTGATGCGGCAGGCGCCGATTGTGACGACGAGGTCGTACCAGTTTTCTCACGCTAATGGTTACCGACGTGGTGGCGGTGGTACGAGGGTTGATTTGAATATGAGCGACATGCAGCAGTTGCAGCTGCGGGATAACTGGCAGGGACACATGAAGCAACCGGCGATGCATGGAGACGACAAACAGATTCCGGTCGATCACATCGCCATACAAGCCGTCCCGCATCACTCGCTTCTCAtccagcagcagcaacagcagcacatGGCGATGGCCGTCCAACAGCAACAGATGGCGACCGGAATGGTTCCCGCGCCGACTGCATTTGCGTCGACTCCGTACTACATCCCGAGCGTCCCACCGAATGATCCGTACGGAACCGTCATGGCGGCGCCAACGGCCGTCGTTCATCCTCAGTTAGCGACAGCGTACGGCGTTCCACAGTGGAGTGTCATTCCTGCGAATCCAACAGCCGGTACGGCCGTCTACTTTCCtccacagcagcagcagttgaTGCGAGCGTCGCCCGCCGTGCAGCCAGCGAATGGGCATCTGGATGGACCGCGAATTCAATCGGTAGGCGGAGGAGCCGTCACCGGTCCGGCGTATCAGTTGATTCCAGGAAGTATTGTCGGTCCTCCGCAGCCGTATTACGATCAGTCGCAAACTGGGGTGCTAGTCACTGGTACGCACATCCGACCCGCTGTGTCTGGATCGGCAATCGGTCCTCCTCCCGCTCAGCAAGTGCGGCTTGTCACGCCGTCAATTTTCAACTCGTCGGCCGCGATACAAACGGCTGGTCCTCTCGCCAACGCCGTGTCGGTTGCCGATATGAACACTCGCCTGTACGATCAGATGGGTCGGCCGCTCATTCAGCCGCAGTCGGCGTTCAGTAGCACTACGCTCAGTCTCGCTCCTGGGAGTCAATCTCCGAGTCCCGGCATCGTTGCGTCGGGAAACGTCGGAATCATTGGCCAGGAAGTTATGGGTGGCGATCCATCGCGTCAGTCGTTTAGTTCTGTCTTCGGTAACTCGGATATGGAGTCACCGGGTCCGGCAAGCCTTCACCTCAGCGAAGCAGCCGGCTTTGGATCAACCGGGTCGCTTAACGGTTTCAGTCTGAGTCAAACGTTGGGTCAATCGTCGTTCGCTCTTGGAGCTCCCGGAGACCGTAAACGCGGTCCGGCTATTGGAACTCGTAGAAAGGACTTGCCAATGCGAAGCCGGCTGCTTGAAGACTTTCGTAACAATCGGTTGCCGACTCTACAGTTGAAGGACATCACGACTCACATTGTCGAGTTCTCTCAGGATCAACACGGCTCTCGTTTTATTCAACAGAAACTCGAACGGGCGACTCCGTCTGAGAAGCAGCTCGTCTTTCAAGAGATTCTTCCCGCCGCATATCAACTGATGACCGACGTGTTTGGTAACTATGTTGTGCAGAAGTTTTTCGAGTTTGGATCGGAAGAGCAGAAGGACGTTTTGGCTCAGAGAATTAGAGGGCACGTGTTGCCGCTCGCGTTGCAGATGTACGGCTGTCGGGTCATTCAGAAAGCTTTGGAATGTATATCACGGGACCAGCAG CACGATCTCATTCGCGAACTAGATGGCCACGTTCTCAAATGCGTCAAAGACCAAAACGGCAATCACGTCGTCCAGAAGTGCATCGAATGCGTCGACCCCCCAGTTCTTCAGTTCATCATCAACGCTTTCCAGACACAA GTGTATATCTTGTCCACCCACCCGTACGGGTGTCGTGTCATTCAACGTATCTTGGAGCACTGCACACCACAACAGACGGCTCCAATACTCGCCGAGTTGCACGAAGCAACCGAACGTCTCTTCACTGACCAATATGGTAATTACGTTATCCAGCATGTGCTGGAGCACGGACAGGTCGATGACAAGTCGCGAATCATCGCGAAAGTTGAGCATCAAGTTCTTGTTCTAAGTCAACATAAATTTGCGAG cAACGTGATCGAGAAATGTGTGATGTATGGTAACCGAGCCGAGAAAGCCATGTTGGTGGATGAAGTCATCATGTGTAATGACAG TGCTCTCTACACAATGATGAAAGATCAATATGCCAACTACGTCGTTCAGAAAATGCTTGACGTTGCCGAACCGAACCAACGCAAACATCTCGTCCACAAAATCCGTCCCCACATCCCGACCCTCCGAAAGTACACCTACGGCAAGCACATACTCGCAAAAATGGAGAAGTACATGCTAAAGGGCGGACTCGGAGCGCCGCCGACCGGCACAGTGTCCGACCTCGACCTGATGGGTCGTCTCACTCTTGGTCCACTGTAG